The stretch of DNA GCAAATTTTCAGGATGGCTGATATTGCATAAGCCTATCAAACAGTTGTAAAAAGCATCACAAAATTGCAAATCCAGGCACTTCAATCAACTAAGCATATTCTTAAGTAATAAATTAATGAAAGTGGGGACGAGAAGATAAATGAATAAGGTCATAATATTAATAAGACACTATGTTGCACAAACTATAATGCCCTATGAGCATAATGGAGCAAGTTTATTGACTTTCCTTCCTGCTGCAACTTCAATGCACAAAATTTTACAATAGCTGATATTGCACAAGCCTACCTAACTGTTGGAAATAGATATCGACAAAATGCAAATGAACACACTTCAAGCAACTAGCACATTCATAAGcaacaaaaaatataaaaagaaaggtCATAATATTAACAAGACAATATGTTGCACAAACAACAATGTATTATGAGCATAATGGAGCTGTTTACATGGCACTATTTTTCTTTTCCAGATGATAAAATGTTGATAAAAAAACAAAAGGCAATAGGACATAAGCCTTCATCAAGCTTTGGTATCACACAAATATAACACGCCAATTGTCACTGATGCCACATCAATCTCTCCAACGCAGGAATTTGTCAAATATGTAAATAGAGGATCAGATAATTAGCAATAGGTCTAAAATCAGTAAGCAGGTAGACACGCCTCTAACGCCAAACAAAGTAACAACACTAGGCACTCCCTGTGGGAGCTTAAAAATGTTTTCCTTTAAACAAGGTTCATTACAACTTTTGCTATATATATGCTGCATATTTCTCTAAAAAAATTTgtgcatttcttttctttttcatatcaTGGTAAAATCTGCAAGTCACTCCATCTAATTTATTCTATCACCAGAACATACACATTTTGAAACCCAAAGCTCTACTACAGAATTACGCTGTTATATGTGCACCATGATCGGAATGGATCAATTATTAAACCAGACCCTAGCAATTGCAACGTCTAACAAAATTTCTGCATCCCATCCATAACTGAAAGTGAAACCAAGCAAAAGATGTATGGAAAATGCTGCCTTTGCACTCTTCATGACCAAGGATCAAGGTTTGTTGCACTCTGTGTGTGTACGTGTCTCTACACTGCTTCCATTTTCTTCAGTCCTcttccctttctcctcctattttcCTCTTTCTCCCTCTAAGAATTCTTACTATTTTTCCTTTGACAAACTACATAGTGGCAAACCAAACTGGCTTAAGATGGTTGCACCAGCTGAACTCTGGCAGGTTTTCAATGTTTTTTATCCAAAAAAACTGACAAGGAGATGGTTGTCTATGTCCAATCATAAATTAAACTTGCCAATCTGGCAAATGCTGATTCAAACAAGCTGATCCAGAAATTAACTTCAAGCTTCAAAGTTCATGATTGATATAAAGCAAATGACTGTTTGACTCCTTATTTTGATGACCATTCTCAAGTCTAATCCCAAGGCTTGAGATGAGAAATTTTCAAGCAGCTTGATTTTATTTAACAAATTTCGACAATGGGGCAAAAGAGCTTAAACCAGGACGAAAGGAAAGGAGAAAGAAGTGATGCTCAAGAGATAAGATCCTGTACTTGATTTCTTAACATATACAAGTTTCCAGTGAGGAACCGGGAAATGAACATCATAGGAAAAGATACTTTGAGGCTTTGAGCCTTTTTTTTTCTACAGGTAATCCAGCCCAATGAAATTTTGGTTGGAAATGACTCTTAATGATAAAACAAATTTTCTTAGAAAAAAACCTAATGAATATGATATTATCTATGGTTTTGTCAGGATGACTGCAGAAACTGTAAGTAAATTTATTCCTTAATTTCTTCTTGACTATAGCCAGAACAAATTCATTTGTTTAAGGTAAGCCACATGAAGAGTTCAGCTATGTTTCACAAGGTACATTTAGTTATTGACTTGCATATTTTAGTTAATTATTTCACAAAGTCCATTGCATTATCATCACATTCCCTACTACGGAATGAGTGTACATAATAGAGTTATCTTGTGTATTTTTAGGTCATCGTTTCACAAATTTCATTGAATTGTCATCACACCCCTACTTTTAAACTGCCTAAGTCATATAATAGGACTCTAGGCATAAAGACTCCTAGGATCATGACCTTGCTAGTACACAGTACAAGTCtgtcaaatattcaaacatcagaCATTCAAAATAAGCAAAATATTTACAATAAAATGCTAAGGTCAACATTTAACCAGCTATCAGATGATTGTTCATTGATATCACCTTCATCTTCTCAAGTATGAAGGATGTGCAGTTGAATTATGGATTTGTCTTTCACAATTGAGATAAAGGACCTGTTTCTTAACTATGACAACAGGAAGTCGTAATTTGCTAATTATATGGGTTAGCTACCTAGATTTTCATTCCACCATTTAACTTTATGTACCATAATATCCCTAATTAGGTCAAGAGCATTCAAATCTCTTTTTGTTGTTTCTACTACAGTGTGCCTTTCACTGGACCATTAATCCTAATCAACTTACCTTCTCTAATCATAGCATTTATAGATCTCCTTTTACAATGTTCATATTGTTTTAAATGTTTATCCATTGTTTTATCCTCTATTGGGACCACTTAATAATTCAGGACGAAAATATTCCTTgttctatctttcctagtaatcCCACTCTTATAAATGCACCTCAACACTCTCATCTCAACTACACTAATTTTTCATAGAAGAATTTGCTTCCATTTAGTCTCAAGTTCAAAACTTCCCATTTAATAGGTGATCTAGCTTAATTGTTTAAATAATCATCACGAATCAAGTGTTTCCTATTTCTATTAGATAATGCTGAACAAACCCTTGTCTGTCCATCACGAAAATCTAATGTGAGCATAATCATTGGACTGTTATAACGAAATCTTTGAGCATGAAAACTTAATCCATGTGGACCTCAAAACAAGATATAATCAGGAGTCAATCCTGTAGATTAGTTATTCTCAGTTTCTTCTTTATATCTAATATGTTCCAGAACAGTAGAAGAGAACAAACCAGCTAGAATATTGTAATGACACAAGCAAAATGTTCAACTTAAGCAACAACATAATAAAAAGTTATACCTTGACAGTATCATCACATAGAAGGGCCTCTGTCACATCACATAACTTTCCAATTATATAAGCAGCAGGATATTTCCCATCTGCAGTCCCATATTCCCCCAGAACCCAGCATATGACCTATAGTTAAGCACAATATGAGTACATTTATAAGAAAGAGAATTTCCTGAGctaaaacaaataataaaaaataaaattaatagaaaCAGATTAATACTTGTAAAAACAGAGATGGAAGCTTCGGTTCCCCAAGAATACGCAAGTATGAGTCCACCTGCATAGAAAGAAGTTAGGACCAAAGTTTGATAGTTGGGCCCCCAATGGTTGTGGTGAAACCTAGTCAGACTAGTAACTAATTCCCAGGCATTGTTGACCCAAACTGACCTGAACAGCATGTGAAACTGGTAATCTGaattcaattgaagaacttatggtGAAAAgggaaatcataatttttaaaaagcCAGCATAGTGATAAAATTAGAGAAAGTTATATCATATGTTGAATCCCATTCATTCATCACAAATTAATGCCATAGACTAGACTATTATGAATATATACCCAAAGCATGATGTTGAATTTTCAAAGATAAACTTTAAAAGGTTCAAAATGGATACAATATCCTTTAGTAATAATTTAAACCAACTAGGTGATGCGTGATAGAAATGGGAAGACGGAGACAAAATGAAAAATATGAAGAGAAAAATTGTGAAAGAAGAAAAAACAGAGTAGAATTGCAAattgggcaaaaaaaaaaaagaaggcgaATTGGAATGCCAAGTATCTTTTCCAAGTTATCTGACTATAACATAGCTTGCTAATGAATCAACATGCTACTAGCGATTGGAGGGTTGCCTAACAGCTATTGGAAGCTTGGAACACCAATCAAGAGAACTTCATAACCAAACTACCACGACTTGGCCTGATGGAATAACTGAAACACTGACCCAAGATGCTTAGGCTCCAGTAAATAGTCCATTTTCAATGTGGAACTAAATCAAAGTATTACAATTTCCCTCATATAAGGATTTGACATCCTCGTTAAGTACCAATATAGACTAAATCGAACCCTAGTATGCAGCATGTGAGGTCTAGCTCAATGATGACTCCCTGTTGTGATGTGCCCTCTAGCGTTGTCCACGAGTAACCATATTCTACTCAAGCCCTCACTAAATGAATCCTAGGTTGACTCCGATACCATTTGTCATGATGCAACCTAATAGAATAACTGACTTGTTAACTTATTGATCCAAAACTGCTGGTCCAAATTGCTTGAAAAAAAGTTAACAATCTTGTACCATCAAGCCTTTATAAGCCAAGCTCATTTCTGATATGGGACTAAACCATGATATCACACGACACCACATATCAAATATGGAAGGGAAAGGTCAAGATAACAACAGGGAATTGAGTTGTGTGACTTCTGCTACTCTCATCCAATGTCGGTTTAATAGGTTCAGCATTATTGCATCTAATTACTCGCAATTCATTAAGACCTTCAAAACCTTGTGAGAACTTTTTCCAACATCAAGTACCCTGCTTGCGATCAATGAAAATACTCTCCATTCCTGAAGCTTGAATTGTTGGACTTCACCGAAATCAACGTATAAGCAGTCTACAACACAGTTACTAGGTAAACACATCACACTCTAGAAAAGTTTGTTGAACATATTCTTCCAGAGCCTATCAAATAGTGAAGCAAACACTGACACGATATCAGAGGTAGTATATTTCATCATTGACAAAGAGATAATGACAATACGAAAATACTTACTGCTGAAGACCTCAGCTTACTTTCAGCACCTTCATCATCCTCTCCAAATCCTTCAGCAATTAATCGCATTAAATTATGTGCCACTCTAACATTTACAAGATCACCTGCATGCTCAAAGACCTTATTCATGGTCTGGGAAATAAATAAACTTGTCAGAGGTAATATTTGGAGAGCTACAGAAATATGAGACAATATATGTAAATCAGTAAGAGTTAAACAATATGGGTTTAGAAGTAGTTACCTGAATAAACCATTCATTGGTTGGTGCGAATTGTTCAGCAAGCTCAACACAACGTGAGGCAATCTCTGTTTTGTAGTGATTATCACTGATGTTTATCATGTATTCAATCATACGGCCAACTATTACTTCAACATTAGTAGACTTCGTCATTTTATACAGTAATTCAAAGGTCTTGCGCTTTAGGGTATCATCAGGATCCTGTAGGAATGAATTTAAAACCAAGTTGGTCCAATCATTTCTTAAATATGTGACAAAGTCATGTGCACAAGCACATACTAGCAAACCTAGAACATCAATAGGCATGCTCAAAGCAAAATACTATAGATCTACAACAAAGAAAGCTTGATCATGAGTAAATAACTATACTGGATAACAATTAACTACAAAGACGACTTGTTTAGTCATCTGATTGCTCTAGAAATTCACCTATTATTCCATTTTGACTGTTGTTACacccaaggtttgaaatatcgtatcgtaccgacaTTTCGACATTCGTTCGGTacagtacgatactgtataccgagcggtatatcgttcggtattttatatatatactgTCTGGTAACGGGCGATCTGTGTACCGGTCAActgacggaccgatacgtaccgcccgatacgagcggtattattcgaaactgtataccttggttACACCTTTTGCAAAGCAAATCACTGTTATATACTATGCAATTTCTGTACACAATAGTTTTAAAAGACAATCTTGTAATAAATTAATCAATTATACAAATAGACACCTTATATCTTGTTTCGATATTGTTGCTGTTGTAGCAAACAGATACTTGTTTTTATCTCTTTCCACTGCATGAAAAAACTGACTAGTTATCCCCACGAAACAGATAGTAAGACTGTCACTATTTAGTTCCATGTCTCACACTTTTCTTGTATCCTTGATTTTCTTTTCTGTTCCACAAATCTTaatttaaatgttttattttgtaatGCTCTGATATAAAATTGTGAACTTCTATATTATATGTcaaatatttttcaagtaaaatGTTTTCCTAAGTAGGTTATATTGGAAACATAAAATATTGGCAAATTACCAGATGATTTTGTTAAATAGCATATAGGATTTGGCATGTGTTTATAAAATCATACAAAAAACGAAACATAATCATGTAAAGTTAAATTGTAAgaacatatatttttatacaCATCTAGATATAATAGAAATAATCAAAgcatttatttcatttattgtGTATCAAGAAAACATAAAATAATCTCTGTTTTGTGAAGTAGTTATTAAATGTGCAATTGATTGATGCAGCAAAAGATACTTCCAATCCAAGGCTAGCATGTGCATGAAATGCAGCATCAGAATCCTTGCCTTTGGGAAATGAAGAATGCTTGATCACATGTAGAACTATGGATTTCTGGCCCATAACAAAGTAAAGCAAATGGGCCCTTTCTTTCTGGTCCATATTACTGAACTGAGAACTTAGGACAAAGGATTACATGTGGGTTTAGCGCTTAGGTAGACAAACAACGTTGATTAGCAAGATCAatgaatttttaatttaaataaaagtaACATACGTTTTTCTTCCCAAATTTAATGTTTAGGGTTTAAATTCTTCATGGGGATTGAGCATACAATGAGTTCTATCAAACTTATGATTAGTGACCATAGGTTGTAGTGTAACTCCAAAAAGCAtgtttcttttgagaagtattaCCTCTAAGCAATCAATGACAGCCAGTTGGTGTTCTTCGGCAATATCTGGATTTATTCTGATCAGTCTGCCAAGAGCATCGACACCCATGTATTTGAGGTTATGACTATCACTCTGCCCACGAAAATGACAGAAATAAGAAACTCAAAGCATGTCATTATCAACCAAAAACAAAAAGGTAGACATGCCTTCAAAAACTTTGAAGTAGCTTCTGCTGCAGCCTCCAGTAACTTAGCATTTGGATGGATCGATGAAACACAACATATGCTTTCATATAGCACAGCATTACCAATGTTGCTTGATTGTTCACACTTCCTAAAAATGTCACCAAGGACATTATACATGTGTCCACTTGCTTGCTTATCACCACTCCCGAGCAGTGCAAGAATCTTTAGTAGTTTTATCTGTAAAGAAAAATAGCAAGCTAACAATGTAGAACTGTGACGAGTACTGAGATTCAAGTATCATAGCTGCCATAATACCTGAATAAATGGAGCAGCCATTTGATGATAGTCGTAAGTCTTTGGAAGCCTTCTTTCGGCTACTTGCTTAAGAATGCCAACAAAACTGATAACCAAATCCTTGTATGAGTTTACATCTGCACAAATGAGATCAAACAGAGGACAAAGTGTTGCACCCATAACTCCAGGATCATTATCACATAGCCTCTGCAACATAATcaatcaataaataaaaatattagctcACAGAAAGCCATGCCAGACATGAGTAGAAGAAATAATCAAcaaagtttacaaaaaaaaaatttgtaagaaGATTGATATAGTATGTAAAGTAGCTTGTCAAGGAAAAGCCTGGTATTATAAAATCTAATGATCAGAGAAATGTTACAGTCAGATAGATAATCGAAACCCTTTCATACGTGATGATCTAAGAAAACAAGCTAAGCTTAATTTACCCAGGTTCTGAAATTCACTTGATTTAGCAAGATATAATCATCAGGTTGTAACATGCCTAGATTAACCCCTGGAGTCTGGCCCAATTCATTCCCTCTTCACTTCCATTCTACTCTGACTGATATTCAATTATTTCCCTTTACAATCGAGCTATACTATCAAGGCAAACAAATAATTTTCTGTCTTTTGTGCCTGGTGCAGAATGCTTGGGCTAGTATGTAAGGTCAATATCAAATTAAGAAGCTCTGGGTAAGTTTCCGCAAAACCAAGCACAGAGAAATTCCTGCATACATGTTAGTGCTGTTTACATCAACTCTACCCCTTTTTCATATAATGGTGGTCTGTCTCATTCAATCTGTTTAATTGCTTCTCAAATCTAAAGGGAAGGTTCCTTTTCTAAAAATTGAATCCACTTCAGTTGGTTTGTCATCTAAATTCTAATTTCAAGAGTCACTTGTTCAGGTATTTTTCAAGTGCTAATAAACAATTCGAGGCCAGAAATGTTACAGCCGTTTAGTATTTTTATTGGCTCAAACAAGACAATTTTCCTGAAACAAAGCAGGCTGGTTGGAGGGATAAGATCCTGGGGAACAAAAAAGAAATAACAACCAGAAATCACCAACAAGCCGAAGGAAGCACCTTTTTAGCGACCAGAAATCCTTCTAAGTGCAGAAAATTGAATGTCAAGAACTTTGGAAAAAAATTGCAATCGAATACAACAAATGCAAGGGCGTAAAAAAGAAAACATACCTTTCTGAAATTGGAGACAAGGTGGGACACTGAGGCCGGGGATCGCTGGTAGAATCGGTGGAGCGCCATGACGGCCTTCTTGCGGACGGCCTCCTTGGGGTGCGCGAGGAGGTCGACGACCTGGGGGAGGACGGCCGGGATGGTCTCCTCGTTGATGAGCTTGCAGACGGCAGCGAGGGCCGCGCAGACGACGAGGTAGTTGTCAGAACGGAGGTCCTTCTGGATAGTGTTAACGATGAGGATGATGAGGTCGTGGTCCTCGCTGAGGAAGAGGGTGACGGCGAGGTAGCCGGTGCGCTTGAGGGGGAGCGCGTCATCGTGGGTCATCTTGACGGCGTGGATGTAGCCGAAGGAAGCGTCATGGCCGAGCATCTCGGCGTAGACGAGGCGAATGATGTACTCCTTCATCTTGCGGCGGGGGACGTCGGGCTCGGCGATGCGGCGGCGGAGCGACTCCACCTCCCGGAGGATGATGCGGTCCTCCTCCGCCTTGGAGCGCGCCTCCCCGATAGACTTCACCAGGTCCAGGAACTCCTTGGACTGGCCCCATCCGCCATGGGACCCAATCGCCAACTCCCGTCCGATCGTCTTCAACTGCTCCATGGTCGCTTTGCGTTGCTACGAGGGGGAGGATTCCCCCCGATCCCAATCCGGAACCACCGCGAATCCGAAACCCTATGGTCTTCTCCGCCCAAGATCCAGAGTAAATAAATCCCACCCACGAACTGCGATCGGTCTTCTTGGCGCAGCACTATTCAGATCGAGATCGAGATCTAAaaccagagagagagaaagagagatgggGGAAGAAGAAAACGAATGATTTTTATTCGATTTTGTTAATAAAAAGCATCGAATTATTTCGGTTTAATTTGGTGGGTGGACTTCGCTCGAAGCGGAAGGTAAGATCTGCGGGCGAAGGCGCATCGCCAGTCACGTGCTTCGTGGGTCGATACGAACACGATGGATGTCTCCGATCGCCTCCGTCTCTTGCTCGATCCTCCCGAATCCGCTGGGAGATCCCTGGACAAGTCCTCCTCTCATCCCCTCGACCGAGACGATGGATCGTCCTTTCCCGTCGACGTCGAGTGGTTCGTCTCCTTCGTCGAATCAGGCTTCTTCCACACCCGTCGTGATGCCTTCCGTTGGGACTCGCCCGACTTCCAAGCCAAGTGTTTTCGGAAACTTCGAGAGGGATGGAAAGGaggattaattatattatattaggaTACAGCATTAGGGTTCCTTCAATGATCATCGTGGAGGAGGAGGACCCAATGTGGCGTGGGGACTATAGGTTCAGGTTCGAGAACAAATAAGGACCGAGCTCGATGTAGCTCAACGAACCCATGTTTGGGTCATTAACACACCACTCTCCAACCCATCGGAAGAACCCAAAACGCTACACCTAATAAATAGTTACCAATTTCCCTTATTTTTCCAAGGAAGAAAAAAAGCCTCTACGAAATCCCAAAAAGATCTTCATTAAATGCTCGCTCTTTCTCAATAGTCTTTCTTCAACGTCTCTACTACT from Musa acuminata AAA Group cultivar baxijiao chromosome BXJ2-11, Cavendish_Baxijiao_AAA, whole genome shotgun sequence encodes:
- the LOC135626442 gene encoding AP-4 complex subunit epsilon-like, with amino-acid sequence MEQLKTIGRELAIGSHGGWGQSKEFLDLVKSIGEARSKAEEDRIILREVESLRRRIAEPDVPRRKMKEYIIRLVYAEMLGHDASFGYIHAVKMTHDDALPLKRTGYLAVTLFLSEDHDLIILIVNTIQKDLRSDNYLVVCAALAAVCKLINEETIPAVLPQVVDLLAHPKEAVRKKAVMALHRFYQRSPASVSHLVSNFRKRLCDNDPGVMGATLCPLFDLICADVNSYKDLVISFVGILKQVAERRLPKTYDYHQMAAPFIQIKLLKILALLGSGDKQASGHMYNVLGDIFRKCEQSSNIGNAVLYESICCVSSIHPNAKLLEAAAEATSKFLKSDSHNLKYMGVDALGRLIRINPDIAEEHQLAVIDCLEDPDDTLKRKTFELLYKMTKSTNVEVIVGRMIEYMINISDNHYKTEIASRCVELAEQFAPTNEWFIQTMNKVFEHAGDLVNVRVAHNLMRLIAEGFGEDDEGAESKLRSSAVDSYLRILGEPKLPSLFLQVICWVLGEYGTADGKYPAAYIIGKLCDVTEALLCDDTVKAYAISAILKICAFEIAEGRKVEMLPECQSLIDELSTSHSTDLQQRAYELQALLCLESQAVESVMPLDASCEDIEIDKNLTFLKDFVQQSIENGATPYIPESERSGMSNVSNFKSQYQHEASSHMLRFEAYELPRPSPAHVIPHVSVPTPIADLFPVPETTCNSETSQASKLPSVAGASSAAHGIKLHLDGVQRRWGRPTYSSSSGPSSTTSTEKTTNGVTHIDGVGSQSRDKLNESRRQQPEVSAEKQKLAASLFGGSAGKTEKKATSTQRAPKGNTRNAERPGAARSGSPETSKEKAAPSVPDLLDLGEPNPTSTTIVDPFKQLEGLVGPAPMPSPLDNSVKTSGFETPDLMAAAYTDLLPSGSSSGSLSSTTTDMYSVDKTSNTATSVPSIKKGPFPQDSLRKDARARQLGVTPTGNNPNLFKDLLG